The genomic region GCGGAGTCGTTCCTGGCTGCTCCCTTGCTGGCCGAACAAGACGGGCCGCTGCTGGACGTGGGCTCCGGCGCGGGCTTCCCGGGGCTGGCGTTGAAGATTTACCGTCCGGAACTTACTGTTTATCTTCTGGAGCCTCGAGTTAAACGGGCCAGCTTTCTGGAAACGGTTCGTCGCCGGCTGGGCCTGGAGGGTGTGTTTGTCATCGGCAAGCGACTGGAGGACTGCAGCTCTTGCGACTTCGGCCTTGCGCCGCGCACGGTAACGCTACGAGGCCTGGGTGCCATCGGAACCAAGGTTGCTTGGTGCGACAGGCTGATTCAGAGCAGCATCAAGTTGGTGCTGTTCACCACAAGGCGGATATGGAACGACGAGATCCGGAAATTGCCGGGAGTGGATTGGGCGGTTCCCATCCCGGTGCCTTGGAGCCGGCAGCGGCTGTTGGTGAGTGGCATCAGGGTAAACCAATGTTCCACGTGAAACATCACGACAGCGGAGGGTGAGTCGGATGGGTCTTGCCTCGGGGTTTCTGCGGGTGGAAGCGGCGCTTGGCGAGGAGCTTGTTTAAACCAACGCCCTGCCGCGAGTAACCGGTTCCAAGTCAAGCAGGTGTAAATGGTTTATTTGCGTGGATGAAAAGGACATACAGGACTATTTCGACGTTCCACGTGAAACATCGGGGGGGCGAAAGGCCGATCAGTTGAGTTTTTCAGGCCTTTCTGCTACTAGTGTCCTGCTTCCAGTGGGTTCAAACGGGACGCTCGCACTCAAAAATCCTTCAGATACCAGAATCGCAAGGGATTCTCTTGGCGAAAGTTATCGCCATCGCCAACCAAAAGGGTGGTGTGGGGAAGACCACCACCGGCATTAACCTGGCCGCATCCCTGGCCGCGGCCGAGATGAAAACCCTGTTGGTGGACTGCGACCCCCAAGCCAATGCCACCAGCGGCGTGGGGTTTTCAAAAGATGCCTTCAGAAAGAGCCTTTATCATCTCCTGTCCGGTGAGATCCGCTGGCAACAAGGGGTGCTCCAAACCGAACTGGAGGGGATGGATGTCGTTCCGGCCGATCAGAACCTGACCGGCGCGCTGGTCGAGCTTGTTGACGTCGACCGACGCGAGTTCCGGTTGAAAGAGGCGATCGCGCCTCTCCGCAGAAAATACCAGTTTGTCCTGCTCGATTGTCCCCCCTCACTGAATCTGTTGACGCTCAATGCCCTGGTTGCGGCAGACTCCGTCCTGATTCCCATCCAGTGCGAGTACTTTGCCCTGGAAGGAGTTTCGGAAATGCTGGAGACGCTCGTGCAGGTTCGCAGGCAGTGGAATCCGGGCTTGTCCGTGGAGGGGTTTCTATTGACCATGTTTGATGAGCGCACCAATCTCAGCCGGCAGGTGGCGGCGGACCTGCGCGCCTTCTTTGCGGGGCAGGTGTTCCGGACCGTCATTCCGAGGAATGTCCGCTTGGCGGAAGCTCCCAGTCACGGGAAGCCCATTATTCTTTACGACGTGAAGTCCAAGGGAGCCGGCAGCTATATACAATTGGCTCTGGAGGTGATCGATCATGGCACGAAAGGCGCTCGGAAAGGGGATTAGCGCGCTGCTGGGTGCGGCCAAGCCCGAGATGGATACGAGCTTGCGCGAGCTGGACGTGGCCTTGCTGGAACCCAATCCCTTCCAGACTCGAGAGATCTTTGACAAGGAGAGGCTGCGCGAGCTGGCTCGCTCCCTGGAGGTGAACGGGTTCGTTCAGCCCATTGCGGTTCGCCAGGTCGGGGACCGATTTCAGATCATCGCAGGAGAACGGCGTTGGAGGGCGGCTCAACTCCTGGGACTGCGCAAGATTCCGGCAGTTGTCAGGCCTCTTGACGACGACCAGTTGATGCAGGCCGCCCTGATCGAGAACCTGCAGAGGGAGAACCTCAATCCGATGGAGGAAGCCCGCGCCTACTCCCGCTTGGCTAACGAATTCGGGTTAACTCAGGAGGAAGTTGCCCGCAGGACCGGGAAAGAGCGCTCCACAGTGACAAACTTCTTGCGCTTGTTGAGATTGTCTGCGCCCGTCCAGGAGTTGGTCAAGGGGGGAAAGCTCTCCATGGGCCATGCCAGGGCGCTTCTGGCAGTGGATGATTCCCAGGCCCAGCTAGCGTTGGCTGCCGAGGCCTCCAGGCGGGGATGGTCGGTGCGGAGAATCGAGCGACTGATTTCTCAGCAAAAGAAATCCACCGGAAAGACGGAGGAGCCAAAAGGCCCGGACCCCAATGTCAAGGCGGCCGCGGCCAAGCTGGAGACATCCCTGGGAACCAGGGTGCGCATCGTCCCCAAGGGCAACCGGGGCCGGATAGAGATAGAGTACTATTCCCAGGAAGAGCTGCAACGCCTCTACCAGCGCTTGCTCAAGAATTAGGCTCCGATCGTGCTGACCTGCCGGGGCGAAATTCGGCGATAGAGGCCGGAATCGCCACGTCCTGGACAAACTTCATTCGAAACACCGTCCCGGCCGGCAGGCGGATTTCCTTGCCCCGGGTCAGCAGAATCCCCACGATGGCCCCAGCGACGGGTCCCGCGATGGCAGCCCCCAGGCTGCCCGTCGTTATGGCGATGGGAACCGAGGCCATGGACCCGATCGAGGCGCCCTGCTGGGCCCTTCCCAGATCGTGGCCGAGGTCCGGGTTGGCTATCAGCTTTCCTTCCTCGTCGGTCCGAATTTTCTCATCCTCGAAGATGTCGTCGGCTGCGTCCACCGAAACGGCAATCGGTTCAGTCCCGTAGTAGGTCTCCAAGCCGTCCATCAATGCGAAGAGCTGGGCCTTGCCCTTGACTCTTCCAGGCCGCTTGACGAGAGTGACCCGGCCCGAAAGCTCCATGCCTCTGGGCAGCACGTGCTCCCTGTCGATCCGAAGCGGTTCATACAGCGTCCAGTAGAGCAGGTCGCCTGCCTCGGAGAGCTTGGTGCTGACCGGGGTCTGCAAGGAGGCTTTGAACCTGGTTCCGGCCTGGATGGTCAGCGTTTGGTCGGAGGGGCCGCCGCGGTCCGAGGGTGTTTGGGCCACCAGCCCGACCGGCTGATGGACGGCCATCAGGATCGCGAGAGCCCAAAGAACAGAATCTCTTCTCATGGCGTTCTCCTGGTGCTTCGGTGGATGGGTGGAATTTGGACTAAACTCTACTTGAGCTCAATATCGAAATATAATAATTTTTGTTGTGTTCTATTGTTTTCTACGTCAGAAATAATTATTTTATAGCTGGCCAACCGTGACATCGTTCGAAAATCGCTCAAGCGCCGACTCTCAGGAAGCTGAAAAAAGACAAAACCCCAGGCCGTGGCGCGGGGTCGGATTCGGCGCTTGAGCGATTTTCGAATGATGTCGTCCTTGATCTCGAAAAAATGTTTTTCCACCCGGCTCCTACCCCTGACAAAGGGGGGCCTTGGGGACCTTGGCAGGGGAACCGGGCTGAGGTTCCCCCGGCGACGACGGTCTTGTCTCAGGATCAAATGGACCGCTTCTCTGGGCGACAGGACCTGCAGAGAGCCATATTCGGGATCCAGCAAGGTAATGCTTTCGACGTCGATGGAGAGTGCGTCAGAGCCCTGGTTGCTGATGATGAGGTTGATCGGAACCAGGCCCAGCTTGGAGAGGCCCTTGATGTCGAAGACTGTTCGTATCCTGGTTTCCGACAGATAGGGGTCGGCGGCGATGGTCACTGGCCCCTGGCTTTGACGAGAGGCGTACCCTTCCACCGGGCCGACCTTGACGGCCAGATTCTTGTAGGCCCCCGAGGCCGACCATGCCGGCAGCAAGCACCAGAGGCAGAGAAAAGAAACCGCGCGCAGGGCGGTTCGTCCGTCCGGTCGGCGATGCGGCATTCCGATGGCCCCGCTCCCATTCATGAATCCAAGCCCGCGTTTCTCCCGAGTCGCCGGCGACGAGCGGACCGGGTTCCTCTCTCCTGATGCCGGGTTGGGGTTGCGGGATGCTTCATTATAGCCGGTTCCGCACGAGGTCATGAGGCTGGGGATTCCAGTCCCTCCAGGACGCCTTGAAGATAACCGATGGCTCTGGCTGCCGCCGTGCTTCCGTCGGGCCGGTAATCGAAGGGTTCCACCGATACCGGGCCTTCGTACCGGTGCCGCCGCAGGGCTTGCAGGACGGGACCGAAGTTGAGGCTTCCCTGGCCCGGAGCCCGTCCGTTGGGATCGTTCAGGTGCACGTGGGCGATGGCTCCCGAAGGAAGCCATCGATCCACCAACTGCGGGAGGGGGGCCGATTCCGAGTGCGACGCGGCCCGGGTGTCGAGCATGGTGCCCAGTGAGGGGTTGGCCACGGCCTCCATCATTTCCACCGCGGTTCCGATGGTGTTGATGAAGTTGGTGTCGTGCGCCGCCAAGGGTTCGATGCAGTACCGGACACCGGCTTGAGCGGCCCTGTCGGCGACGGTTGCCCAAAGATCGCGGGCTCGCTGCCAGGCTTCCAGGGGATCTTCATCCGCCTTCACCTGGCGTTGCTTCGGAGATCCATGGACCAACACCTTGCCGCAGAGGTCGGCGCAGAGGTCGACGAGTCGCTTCAGGACTTCGATGGTTGTCCGGCGTACGCCGGGGTCGGCAGCGGTGATCGACAGCCCCGGCGGTGTCAGAAGCAGCCAATGAAGGCCCGTGATGGCTATGCCGGCGTCGGATGCCGCTCGGCGGAGCTCGGCCCTCCGGTCGGCCGAGAGGCGGTGAGGCTCCTCTCCGAGGGTGAAGGGAGCCAGCTCCAGACCGCTATACCCCAGTGCGGCCGCCCGTTGGCACTGGGCCGGGAACGGCAGGTCTCGCAGGACTTCGTTGCAGAGTGCGATCTTCATCCGGGTTCTCCTTTGAGTCGACTCTCCTGCCTAAGAGCCAGTTGAAGGATGGAAATCAGGCTGGCGGCAGTAAAAGGCTTTGGCAGGAACAGGATACAGCCCGAGGAAAAACTCTTCTGGACCATGCCGGGCTGGCTGCTGGCAGTGATCATGATAACCGGCAGATCCTTCAGGTTGGGGTCGGCCTTGATTTTCTCGGTCAGGGCGGGGCCATCCAGGCCAGGCATGAGGGCGTCGGTGATCATGGCGTCGAAGTGTGGTCCTCTCAAGCTTTCCAGGGCCTGTTGACCGTCGCCGGCGGTGGTCACTCGGTAGTTCCTTTGGGCCAGGATGGTCCGAATCAGGGCCAGAATATGGGGGTCGTCGTCCACGACCAGAATGTGTTTGTGGTCCATGGGGCGAATTTATGGTTGGGGGTCTGGTGAAGGAGGCGCAATGTGGGGAGGCCGTCATTCTACCCAAAGTCGGTTGGAATACAAAGCCCGGCAACGGTCGGCAAGCGCCCGGGCAGGCCCATAGTATGGCCCCATGCAGGGTGAGGCGACATCCTCCGCAGGCTGCGGAAGGGGGGGTGACTAATGAATCTTGCCGATGGCGGCCAGCATTCGTCCGGTGCTTTCTCCATCAGCCCGGTAGGAATAGAAGACATCCCGATGACAGGAGGTGCAGGGTGGATGGCTGAAAACGCCTCTGGCAGGGAGCCCCGCGGTTTCCAATTGACAGCGGCAGGCTGCCGACAGGTCCAGCATTCGCCGGGCGTCTGGAGGACCGGTTCCGGAGGAGAGGTCCCGTCCGGCAGGCTGGAAGTTTCTCCACAACTGGGGGCGGCCGGGGAAGGCCTCCTCGAAAGGCATGGCCACATCCTGGCCCACCTGGTAACAGCAGGGTCCGATGGAAGGTCCGATAACGGCAAGGCAATGCCGGGGATCGGAGGCGTATCGGGACTGCATGGCCTCAAGGGTCTTGGGTACGACCCCTGCCAGGAGGCCTCGCCAACCCGCATGCACGGCCGCCAGGATCCGTTTGGACTTGTCGACGATGAGCACGGGAAGGCAGTCGGCCACCTGGACGGCCAAAAGCACTCCGGAGCGACGGGTAATTACGGCATCCCCCTCCGCCGGCAGGTCTCCCGGAGCCAACCGATCCAGGCAAACGACGCCGTCGGAATGGCATTGGCGCAATCGCACCAGGACCATGGTGTTTCCGGCCAGGCTGGTAACAAAGGCGTTCTGAATCGGAACGGATTTGACATCCTCTCCGGATTGCTCGAAACTCGAAGCGCCGGGCAGCGGGTGGTCCCGCGACACGCGGTTTCGCAGGCTGAAACCGTGAACCAGCCAGGGGCAGGCCGCCAGCGCCGGGTGCTGCAGGCACAAGCCGCTTGGGGCCAGGCAAAAGGGATCTCCTCCGTGATGAGGCAGAAGAGTCGTGATCGTCGGTACCGGCATTGACCTTGTCGAGATAGGCAAGCTGAGAGCAGCCATGGAGCGGCGGGGTGACCGCTTGCGGAACCGGATATTCACGCCCGGCGAGATCCGCTACTGTGACGGGCGCCCAAACCCCTTTCAACACTACGCGGCTCGTTTCGCCGCCAAGGAGGCGCTGTTCAAGGCGATCGGGACGGGATGGAGCAGTGGCGTCGGCTGGCGCGATGCCGAAGTTCGCAATCGGACCAACGGCAAACCGGACCTTCTGCTCTCCGGCAAAGCCCTGGAGGTGGCTCGCCAACTGGGGGCTGCCCGCTACCGGATCAGCCTGTCCCACACCGATCGCTACGCGGTGGCCCAGGTAATCCTGGAGGGCTGAATGTCCGACCCTCGGGGGCGGCGGAAACGCAACCCGTGACACCCGTCGGGGTGAGTCCGGTGACACGCACCTGCAGCAGTTGATTGGGCTGCGGTTCGGCGCCGGCCAATTCGACCTGCAGGAAATTGGAACTCAGGGCTCGCCGGGTCGACCGCGGAGATTCGTCCTGGAGAGTGATCACCGGCAGATTCCGACCGACCTGGGACTCCCGAAAGATACGGTTCTTGACTTCGCCCAGCGTCCTCAACTCCAGGCTTCTGAGGGCCGCCACGGCCTTGGGCACCCCCGGCTCGAGCCGGGCGGCGGCGGTGCCCGGTCTCCTGGAGAAGGGGAAGACATGCAGGTAGGTCAGGGGTGAGTTACGGATCAAGTCCAGGGTCTGGGCATGATCTTCCTTTGTCTCTCCGGGGAATCCCACCATCACATCCGCTCCTATCGCCGCCTCGGGAACCCGCCGCCGGATCTTTTCCAGCAGTTCCAGATACTGGGTGGCTCTATAGGGCCGGCGCATGAGACCCAAGATGCGGCTGGAGCCGCTCTGCAGAGGCACGTGGAAGTGCTTGGCCATCCTGGGGGAGGTGGCCACCAGGTCGATGATCTCGTCGGTGACTTCCAGGGGTTCGATGGAGCTGAGTCGCAACCGCCGCAGGGGCTCTTGCAGAAGCAGCCGGCGGATCAGGCTCGCCAGACGGGCGCCGGGCTGCAAATCCCTCCCATAGCCGCCCAGATGGATTCCGGTCAGTACGATTTCCTTGTAGCCCTGGTTCAACAGGTGCCTGGTCTGGCGCAACACCTCGGTCAGGGGAAGACTGCGCGAATCGCCTCTTACAAACGGAATCACACAGTAGGAACATCGATAGCTGCAGCCGTCCTGCACCTTCAGAAAGGCCCTGGTTCTGCCGCCCCCTGACATGTCGGCAATGGATCGCAACTCCCGGGACTCGAAGATGCTGCTGCAGTAAACCTCGGCGCCGCCGGGCAATCGTGCTTCCGACTCCGCGCAATCGGCAGGAACGCCGTGAGGCACGTGCTTCTCTGCGACCAGGGCCGCCAGTTGCTGCTTGTGGGAGTTGCCGACAACGCAGGTGACACCCTCCATCCGGGCAATTTCCTCGGGCGCGCGCTGAGCGTAACAACCGGTCACCACGATGCTGGCTTCGGGGTTGTGACGGTGAATGCGCCGGATGGCCTGACGGGCCTGGGCATCGGCGGTCCGGGTGACCGTGCAGGTGTTGATGACCACGACGTCAGCGGTCACTCCCCTTCGAGTCTTCTCCAGGTTCTCCCGAAGGAGCGCCTGCTCGAGCGCAGCTCCATCCGACTGGCTGGCCCGACAGCCGAAGTTAAGGACCGAAAATGTCGGATTACCCATGGCAAGTTTCCGAAAAAATCCGAGAACCGACTGACCAGCGCGCCCAGGTGCGCCCATTGTCCGGCGGCAATCTTCTGGGTTGCCCTCGCGGGGATCGCGATCCCGCCAATCGGCCCCTGCCCTCAGTCGGGCCACACCCCGAGGGCGGCTTGAAGCGGTCGCTCAAAATTCCCTATAATAGCAGAATCGGTTCCGGGGAGTTCCCGCCGACGCGGGGCTTTGGGGGAAGGATGCCAGAGGAGAAAGAGGATTTCGTTCAAGAGTGGCCCGCCGAGGACGAAGCCAACCTGAAACCAGGAAAGGCGCGGCGCAAGAGCGCGGCCCGGGAGTGGCTCGAAAGCCTGGCATTCAGCCTGGTTTTCGTGTTCTTCTTCACCAAGTTTGTCGCTCAGGCCACTCAGGTTCCGACCGAGTCGATGAAGCCCACCATTCTGGTTGGGGATCATTTCTTCCTGGACAAGTTCGCCTTCCCGGCCAATTATCCGGATTTCCTCCTGAAAATTCTGCCGAATCGTGAGATCGAGAGGGGAGACATCGTGGCCTTCAAGCCTCCCCACGATCCCAGCGTGCCCTTTATCAAGCGCGTGATCGGCCTTCCCGGCGAGACCCTAGAGATCAGGGACAAATCAGTCTACATCGACGGCAGGAGACTCGAGGAACCCTATCAATACTTCGACCTGGGAGAGGACCGTTACGCACCCAAAGATTCCCACGGGCCTGTCCTGATTCCCCCGGACCACTATTTCATGATGGGCGATAACCGCGACAATAGCCACGACAGCCGGTATTGGGGGCCGGTGCCGAGCCGGAACATCATCGGGAAACCGCTGTTCATCTACTGGTCCTACGACGACGACCCCTACGATCCAAGCCCCAAATCCGTTCTACAGCACGCCAGGGAATACGGAAGCAAAGCCCTCAACTTCTTCAGCAGAACCCGCTGGTCCCGAACCGGTATGTTCTTGAAGTAGTTCACGTCCCCCGGTGAGAAATGCGGGCCAGCAACCGATCGGCGCACTGCTCGGCCCGTCGAACACAGTCCGGGATACCGATACCGGTGAGCCCGTTTCCCGCCAGCTGCAGGGACGGCCACCGGAGCATCCGGCTTTCAATCCGGGCCACCAGGTCCAGGTGCCCGACTCCATACTGGGGTATGCCCTCGGGGTGGCGTTCCACCCGGCTTAGCAGAGGCGCGCGGGTGATTCCCAGCAATTCTCCAAGGGTCCGACGGACCCGTGCAATCAACTCGTGATCGTCACCCTCAAGAGTTTCCGGGTGCAGCGCTCCGCCCACGAAAGCACGCAGGAGCGCCGTGTTCCCGGGGGCGCGTCCGGCGAACTTGCGGTGGCTGTAGCTGCAGGCCAGCATCGCCCCCTTTTCCACGGCCGGCACCAGGAAGCCGAACCCATCCATGGCGACGGGAACGTCCGCCGCCCGGTAGGCCAGGTTTACGGTTGCCGTGGTGGCATGGACCACGCTTCTCAAACTTGCCGCCAGGCTGGGTTCGAGGTCCTCCAACAAGTCAGCTGCCCGGCGGGCCGGAAGCGCAAGACAGATTCCGTCGGCCCGGATCGGGGAGCCCTTTTCCAGTTCGATCTCCCAACGGGGAGTCCGGTCCAGCCGCCGTAGCGACAGGACCTTGCAACCCAAATGGATCGACGGGGCCGGTATGGACTCCCGCAGTCGATCCACCAAAAGCTGCAATCCCTGATCCAGGGAGACAAAAAGGCCGTAGCGGGGACCGGCAGGGTGGCCATCAGCCGATGACTGTTGCCGCTTGCGGTCCCGCCACATGGCCAGCAGGAGGCTGCGGTGGCGTTCTTCCATTTCGAGAAACTGCGGGAAGGTTGCTCTCAGACCCAGCTGTTCAGGATCGGCGGTATAGATCCCGCCGACCAGGGGTTGGGCCAGGCGTGCCAAGGCTTCCTCTCCCAGGCGACGGCGAACGAAGGCGGCCAGGCTCTCATCGTGCTTGGCTGAAAGGGGCCGCCGGCGCGGCAGCACCAGGTCGGCCGCCATGCGGATCTTGCCCGCCCAACTCAGAAGGGGGGAGGCGGCAAAGGAGCCGAATCGATAGGGTGCGATCAGGTGGAACCCCTCCGGAACAGGCAGCAGCTTCCCGCCCCGTACAATAAGAGTCCTGCGATGGCTGGGTGAGGTGCCGATGAGGCTCCTCTCCAGCCCGAGGCGCCGGCAGAGATCCACCGCCCAGGGCTTCTCGGAAATGAAGGAATCGGGCCCTCCTTCCAGCAGGAATCCCTGCTCCTTTACGGTGTGGATGACACCCCCCAGGCGCCGGTCGGATTCGAACAAGTCCAGGCGGACGGGCTGGGGCAGCCTTGAGGCTCTTTCCAGCAATCGATGAGCCGCCGCCAGCCCTGAAATTCCTCCTCCAACCACAACCAACCGGTAAGGGGGCTTCGATGGGGAGTTCATGGGAGATTGGCCGACTTCGGAGGGGTGCGGAACGTACTGTAGTCGTCAATTCAACACTATAGGAGTCGGTCGAGGGCGCTGTCAAACCGGTTGACCAAGCGCAAATCGGCTGTCCGCGAAGGAAGCCGGAACGGCGCCGGCGCCATCGGTAAGGGGGCGTGCGGCCCTCCGGCTGACTCCTTGACTTTGTCTTGAATCCCCTCATAATTAAGGTTCTTGACGGCAGATCAAGGGGCCATTCTTTGGTAATCGATACCCTTCTCAAGACAGTTTTCGGCAGCAAGCACGAGCGGGACATCAAGGCCATTCAACCCACGGTTGATCGGATCAACGCCCTGGAACCCTCCCTCTCCGACCAGACGGACCAGGAGCTGCGTGCCCACACCGACCGGTTCAAGACACGGTTGGCCGCCGGCGAGACCCTGGAGGACCTGCTCCCGGAAGCCTTCGCCGTGGTTCGGGAGGCTGCCAGGCGGGTGCTCAAGATGAGGCACTTTGACGTGCAGCTCATGGGCGGCGTGGTGCTTCATCAGGGGAAGATCGCCGAGATGAAAACGGGAGAGGGCAAGACCCTGGTTGCCACGCTGCCGGTCTACCTCAATAGCCTGGAGGAGAAGGGTGTCCATGTCGTCACGGTCAACGACTATCTGGCTCGCCGCGACGCCGAGTGGATGGGCAGGGTCTACCGATTCATGGGGTTGTCGGTGGGAGTGGTTCAGCATGACATGGACGACGACGAGCGCCGCAAGGCCTACCAGTGCGACGTGACCTACGGCACCAACAACGAGTTCGGATTCGATTACCTCCGCGACAACATGAAGTTCGAAATCGGCGACCGGGTCCAAAGAGCGCATCACTACTCCATCGTGGACGAGGTCGACTCCATCCTGATCGACGAGGCTCGAACGCCTCTGATCATCTCGGGACCGGTAGAGAGTTCCCAGCAGAAGACCTACATGGCCATGCGGCCGTTGGCTGAACGCATCCGTGCCCAGCAGACGAAATTTCTGGGCCGTGCCTTGCGGGAGTCAATCCAGCAAATCGACTCTGACGGCCAGGCCACTGAGGAGACGCTGGAGAAACTGCTGCTGGTCAAGCGCGGCGATCCCAAGAACAGGCAGTATCTGGACCTGCTGGTCAAGCACCGTGATCTGAAAAAGAAGATCGATCAGGTCGAAGGCCAGCTCATGAGCAACAAGCAACTGTCCGAGTTCGACAACCAGCTCTACTGCTTTATCGACGAGAAATCGCACAACGTCGAGATCACCGAGAAGGGCCAGGAGTTTCTGGCGGGCGGACGCATGGACGACTACGTCATTCCCGACCCGGACGACCCGGACTACAGCGAGAAGCGCTACGTCGAAGTCACCGAGCGCCTGCACACCATACAGCAACTGGTCAAGGCCTACTGGCTCTACGAGAAAGACGTGCACTACGTCGTCAACGACAACAAGGTCACGATCGTAGACGAGTTTACGGGGCGCCTCATGCCTGGCCGCCGCTGGAGCGATGGCCTGCACGAAGCGGTAGAGGCCAAGGAGCGGGTCAAGATCGAAAGGGAGAATCAAACCCTGGCGACGGTCACGTTCCAGAACTATTTCCGCATGTACGGGAAACTGGCGGGAATGACCGGAACGGCCGACACCGAGGCCATGGAGTTCAGCAAGATCTATAAACTGGAAGTGGTGGTGGTTCCCCCCAACAGGCCCATGATCCGGATGGACTATCCGGACGTGGTCTATCGCACCGAACCGGAGAAGTTCAGAGCGGTGGTTGAGGAGATCCGGGAGCTGCACGAGCAGGGCCAACCGGTGCTGGTGGGGACCATTTCCATCGAAAAGTCGGAGCGATTGAGCGGATTGCTCAAGAAGTCAGGGGTAAAGCATGTGGTGCTGAATGCCAAGTACCATGAGAAGGAAGCCGAGATCGTGGCTCAGGCTGGACGCAAGGGGGCGGTGACCATCGCCACCAACATGGCGGGTCGCGGGACCGATATCGTGCTGGGCGGCAACGCCGAGTTCCTGGCCAGGGAACGGCTGCACAAGCAGGGTGTGGACCTGGCGACGCTCACCCAGGAGGAGTGGGAGAGGGCGCTCGACGAGGTCGACCAGCAGTTTCAGCAGGGTCGAGAGCAGGTGATCGCTGCCGGGGGGCTGCATATACTGGGAACGGAGCGTCACGAGTCCCGGCGCATCGACAACCAGTTGCGCGGCCGCTCAGGGCGCCAGGGGGATGTCGGGAGCTCCCGGTTCTACCTCTCGCTGGAGGACGATCTCATGAGGATCTTCGCCAGCGAAAAGGTGTCCAGCATCATGCAACGTTTGGGGATGGAGGAGGACGTTCCCATAGAATCCCGTCTGATCAGCAAGAGGATTGAATCGGCTCAAAAACAGGTCGAGGCCCACAACTTCAGCATCCGAAAGCATTTGCTGCAATATGACGACGTCATGAACCAGCAGCGCAAGACCATCTACGGACTGAGGGAACAGTTCCTGAGCAAGAGCGACCAGAAGGAGTACCTGCTCGAGTTGAGCGAGGACGTCATCGGCGGGTTCATCGACAGCTACTGCGACGCCGACAGCGATCCCGAGGAGTGGGACGGCGAAGGGCTTCGCAAGGCCGTGGCCCAGCAGTTCGGCCTGGATCTGCGTCACGAGAACATCCAGGTGGAGCAACTCAATCGGGAGGAGCTGCTGGAGGCCATTTGCGCCAGGGCCAGGGAGAAGTACGAACGCAAGGACGAGGAAATCGGCTCGCAGGAGATGCGCCAGTACGAAAGGCTGATTCTGCTCAATGTCCTGGACGCCCATTGGAAGGACCATCTGCTGGCGATGGACCAATTGAAGGAAGGGATCGGATTACGGGGCTATGGTCAGCGAGATCCCCTGGTGGAGTACAAGAAGGAATCCTTCGCTACCTTTGAACAGATGATGGATGGTATCGAAGAGCAGAGTCTACGTTATCTTTATCTGCTGCAGCCGGTTGAAGACAGGGACAAGGTTCGCGAGATGGAGCGCCGCCAGCGCAAACAGGAAATGGTGATGGGGGCTGCCGAGGAAGCGGCCGAGCCGCGCAGGCCCGTCATTCGAGGGCGGAAAATCGGCCGCAACGAGCCTTGCCCCTGTGGTAGCGGCAAGAAGTACAAGAAGTGCTGCGCTCTGACTGCGGCTTGAAGAAGGAAACGGTAAGGGAGTGTCCATGTTGACCAGGGAGGTGCCTGAAGGCTTG from Acidobacteriota bacterium harbors:
- a CDS encoding sugar phosphate isomerase/epimerase, whose product is MKIALCNEVLRDLPFPAQCQRAAALGYSGLELAPFTLGEEPHRLSADRRAELRRAASDAGIAITGLHWLLLTPPGLSITAADPGVRRTTIEVLKRLVDLCADLCGKVLVHGSPKQRQVKADEDPLEAWQRARDLWATVADRAAQAGVRYCIEPLAAHDTNFINTIGTAVEMMEAVANPSLGTMLDTRAASHSESAPLPQLVDRWLPSGAIAHVHLNDPNGRAPGQGSLNFGPVLQALRRHRYEGPVSVEPFDYRPDGSTAAARAIGYLQGVLEGLESPAS
- the acpS gene encoding holo-ACP synthase, with product MIVGTGIDLVEIGKLRAAMERRGDRLRNRIFTPGEIRYCDGRPNPFQHYAARFAAKEALFKAIGTGWSSGVGWRDAEVRNRTNGKPDLLLSGKALEVARQLGAARYRISLSHTDRYAVAQVILEG
- a CDS encoding ParA family protein, with translation MAKVIAIANQKGGVGKTTTGINLAASLAAAEMKTLLVDCDPQANATSGVGFSKDAFRKSLYHLLSGEIRWQQGVLQTELEGMDVVPADQNLTGALVELVDVDRREFRLKEAIAPLRRKYQFVLLDCPPSLNLLTLNALVAADSVLIPIQCEYFALEGVSEMLETLVQVRRQWNPGLSVEGFLLTMFDERTNLSRQVAADLRAFFAGQVFRTVIPRNVRLAEAPSHGKPIILYDVKSKGAGSYIQLALEVIDHGTKGARKGD
- the pgeF gene encoding peptidoglycan editing factor PgeF gives rise to the protein MPVPTITTLLPHHGGDPFCLAPSGLCLQHPALAACPWLVHGFSLRNRVSRDHPLPGASSFEQSGEDVKSVPIQNAFVTSLAGNTMVLVRLRQCHSDGVVCLDRLAPGDLPAEGDAVITRRSGVLLAVQVADCLPVLIVDKSKRILAAVHAGWRGLLAGVVPKTLEAMQSRYASDPRHCLAVIGPSIGPCCYQVGQDVAMPFEEAFPGRPQLWRNFQPAGRDLSSGTGPPDARRMLDLSAACRCQLETAGLPARGVFSHPPCTSCHRDVFYSYRADGESTGRMLAAIGKIH
- the rsmG gene encoding 16S rRNA (guanine(527)-N(7))-methyltransferase RsmG; protein product: MSAGGFTEDQGVEALLSRWGIACKRPVGDRVEAYLGLLEQWNRKVNLTGLRSREEILRDLFAESFLAAPLLAEQDGPLLDVGSGAGFPGLALKIYRPELTVYLLEPRVKRASFLETVRRRLGLEGVFVIGKRLEDCSSCDFGLAPRTVTLRGLGAIGTKVAWCDRLIQSSIKLVLFTTRRIWNDEIRKLPGVDWAVPIPVPWSRQRLLVSGIRVNQCST
- a CDS encoding response regulator, which produces MDHKHILVVDDDPHILALIRTILAQRNYRVTTAGDGQQALESLRGPHFDAMITDALMPGLDGPALTEKIKADPNLKDLPVIMITASSQPGMVQKSFSSGCILFLPKPFTAASLISILQLALRQESRLKGEPG
- a CDS encoding ParB/RepB/Spo0J family partition protein translates to MARKALGKGISALLGAAKPEMDTSLRELDVALLEPNPFQTREIFDKERLRELARSLEVNGFVQPIAVRQVGDRFQIIAGERRWRAAQLLGLRKIPAVVRPLDDDQLMQAALIENLQRENLNPMEEARAYSRLANEFGLTQEEVARRTGKERSTVTNFLRLLRLSAPVQELVKGGKLSMGHARALLAVDDSQAQLALAAEASRRGWSVRRIERLISQQKKSTGKTEEPKGPDPNVKAAAAKLETSLGTRVRIVPKGNRGRIEIEYYSQEELQRLYQRLLKN